The sequence AAATTCTCACAAAAATGGAATGGCTCAAGCAGTTATCAGAAATGTTTGATGAGGTAGATTATACATGCCAAATATGCGGAAGGCAATTCCAGGCGGATGCCCATTGCCTTTGCGGGCATCATATCAAGACCAGAGGAGCAGGCGGGGGCGATGAAGCTGAGAATATTAAAATATTGTGTAAATCATGCCACCATGATGTGCATAATGGATTGATTAAAATAAATTCTTGACAAATTGTTATAACCCGTGTATATGTTATACAGGACATAAATCTTAATA comes from Candidatus Cloacimonadota bacterium and encodes:
- a CDS encoding HNH endonuclease signature motif containing protein, whose translation is ILTKMEWLKQLSEMFDEVDYTCQICGRQFQADAHCLCGHHIKTRGAGGGDEAENIKILCKSCHHDVHNGLIKINS